From a region of the Deinococcus terrestris genome:
- the aceB gene encoding malate synthase A produces MTQTIKTSITHEAHPQAGRVLTPGALSFLEELHTRFGARRHELLAARQECQRRLDAGELPDFLPETAHIRAGDWTISPLPADLQDRRVEITGPVDRKMVVNALNSGARMFMADFEDASSPTWANGLEGQVNLMDAVRRTISLDSGGKSYRLQETTATLLVRPRGLHLEEKHATLKGQPLSGSLFDFGLYAYHNLHERQRQGVGTYFYIPKLESHLEARWWNDVFTFTEDTLGAPRGTIRATVLIETILAAFEMDEILYELREHSAGLNCGRWDYIFSYIKKFRAHEGRILPDRAQVTMSTPMMRNYSRLAIRTCHRRGAPAIGGMSAFIPVKGDPEANDRAFAQVRADKEREAGDGHDGTWVAHPGMVALATEVFDRLMPGPNQIDSGKQMDFTVTPKDLLTPPEGTITAAGVNLNVDVSLQYIAAWLDGRGAVPIHNLMEDAATAEISRAQLWQWAHHGQRTEDGTPITPEGLTRLIAAHRERLGREQPEREARFGEAAELLTALVTADTFEEFLTLPGYQRLQ; encoded by the coding sequence ATGACACAGACGATCAAAACCTCCATCACCCATGAAGCGCACCCACAGGCCGGGCGCGTGCTCACGCCGGGGGCGCTGAGCTTTCTGGAGGAACTGCACACCCGCTTCGGCGCCCGCCGCCACGAGTTGCTGGCCGCACGGCAGGAGTGCCAGCGGCGGCTCGACGCGGGCGAGCTGCCTGACTTCCTGCCGGAGACGGCCCACATCCGCGCGGGTGATTGGACGATCAGCCCGCTCCCTGCCGACCTTCAGGACCGCCGGGTGGAGATCACCGGGCCGGTGGACCGCAAGATGGTCGTCAACGCGCTAAACAGCGGCGCCCGCATGTTCATGGCCGACTTCGAGGACGCGAGCAGCCCCACCTGGGCCAACGGGCTGGAGGGTCAGGTCAACCTGATGGACGCGGTGCGCCGCACCATCTCGCTGGACTCGGGCGGCAAGAGCTACCGCCTGCAAGAGACGACCGCCACCCTGCTGGTGCGCCCGCGTGGGCTGCATCTGGAGGAAAAGCACGCCACGCTGAAGGGCCAGCCCCTCTCCGGCTCGCTGTTCGACTTCGGGCTGTACGCCTACCACAACCTGCACGAGCGGCAGCGGCAGGGCGTGGGCACCTACTTCTACATTCCTAAGCTGGAGTCGCACCTTGAGGCGCGGTGGTGGAATGACGTGTTCACCTTCACCGAGGACACCCTGGGGGCGCCGCGCGGTACCATCCGCGCCACCGTCCTGATCGAGACGATCCTGGCCGCTTTTGAGATGGACGAGATCCTGTACGAGCTGCGCGAGCACTCGGCGGGCCTGAACTGCGGGCGCTGGGACTACATCTTCTCGTACATCAAGAAGTTTCGCGCCCATGAGGGCCGCATCCTGCCCGACCGCGCCCAGGTCACCATGAGCACACCGATGATGCGGAACTACTCCCGCCTCGCCATCCGCACCTGCCACCGCCGGGGTGCTCCGGCCATCGGGGGCATGAGCGCTTTCATCCCGGTCAAGGGCGACCCGGAAGCCAACGACCGCGCCTTCGCCCAAGTTCGCGCCGACAAGGAACGCGAGGCGGGCGACGGCCACGACGGCACCTGGGTCGCGCACCCCGGCATGGTGGCGCTCGCGACCGAGGTCTTCGACCGCCTGATGCCGGGGCCGAACCAGATCGACTCGGGCAAGCAGATGGACTTCACGGTCACCCCCAAGGACCTGCTGACCCCCCCGGAAGGCACCATTACCGCAGCGGGCGTGAACCTCAACGTGGACGTGAGCCTCCAGTACATCGCCGCTTGGCTGGACGGTCGGGGTGCGGTGCCCATCCACAACCTGATGGAGGACGCCGCCACCGCCGAGATTTCCCGCGCCCAGCTCTGGCAGTGGGCGCACCACGGCCAGCGCACGGAAGACGGCACGCCCATCACGCCGGAGGGCCTGACCCGCCTAATCGCCGCCCACCGGGAGCGCCTCGGCCGCGAGCAGCCGGAGCGGGAGGCCCGCTTCGGGGAGGCCGCCGAGCTGCTCACCGCCCTCGTCACCGCCGACACCTTCGAGGAGTTCCTGACCCTGCCGGGCTACCAGCGCCTCCAGTAA